One Myxococcaceae bacterium JPH2 DNA window includes the following coding sequences:
- a CDS encoding AMP-binding protein yields NLYGPSEDTTYSTFSLVSRDETPLIGRPLSNTRAYVLDPSLLPVPIGVAGELFLAGEGQARGYLLRPELTAERFIPVPFGPPGSRMYRTGDRVRFLHDGRLEYLGRIDFQVKVRGFRIELGE; encoded by the coding sequence TCAACCTCTACGGGCCCTCCGAGGACACCACCTACTCCACCTTCTCCCTCGTCTCTCGCGACGAGACGCCTCTCATCGGCAGGCCCCTCTCCAACACCCGCGCCTACGTCCTCGACCCCTCCCTGCTCCCCGTCCCCATCGGCGTCGCGGGCGAGCTCTTCCTCGCGGGCGAGGGCCAGGCGCGTGGCTACCTGCTGCGCCCCGAGCTCACCGCAGAGCGCTTCATCCCCGTCCCCTTCGGCCCGCCCGGCAGCCGCATGTACCGCACCGGCGACCGCGTCCGTTTCCTCCACGACGGCCGCCTCGAGTACCTCGGCCGCATCGACTTCCAGGTGAAGGTCCGCGGCTTCCGCATCGAGCTCGGCGAA